The DNA region CAGGTCAGGATTCAGCTTCTGCACCCACACGTCCCAGTTGGGGACGCCATTTACTATGTCCGCCATCACATCACTCGCGACATAGGCCGACCCATCGGCTTCGACCATGATGTCCAGGTCATGACTCAGGTACTTACCAGTCGGCTTAATTACGTCGCCCCATGGACCGCCCGGCGAGGTGGACTGCGCAATGTAATAGCCGTGCGGTCCGACAAACCACATCAGGTATCGGTGCCGCGGCGCGCTCCACACCACCTGCGGCTTTTGGTCGCCCACCTGCTTACGGTCGTCCAAGGGGATATAGTCGCGGTCCGCGACGTGCCACCGCACCAGATCAGGCGACGACAAAGACACGATTCCGCACACGGGCTTATCGTTGCGAGCCGCATCCTCAGGCCGGTTACGACCGAACGCCATCGTTCCGCAGCCCCACTCGCGCCCATACATCCAGTACTGGCCTTCAAAGTAGGCAAGATGGGCCTCATGCGCATCGATTGCGTTACCGTCAACGTCGATCGCGGTATTTACCGGACCATACTTGAGAGGAAAACGTGGACTCGCTGGTAAGCCGTCATCGCCGTGAAGCAGATCCGGCGCAAAGTTGTTCAGGACTGCCACGGAGCTGCCTGCGGTCCGTGAGGAAGGATGCCCTTCAATTGTCGTGGCGCTCACCGCTGCGATAACAACTTCACAAATCAGGAGCACCAAACCACTCAGTCTTACTGCGTTTTTGTGTGGAGTCGAGCTTGGGAAAGGCGGCATTTTGGAAACTGTCCCCGTTTAGCTGATTGCGCTGGATGTCGAGCACTCACAGCGTAACCACCAAGTCCCGATGGGTCAACGACGATATGTTTTCATAAGCATGTGGCAAGGCTGGCCGGAGCTTACCGGAAACATGGGGACATCCATGATAAGTACAAGTCAAGGGGAGACGGAGATTCGCCTGCACTTGGGAGTTTCCGAATCGCCGTAAGCGACATGTGAAAGCCCAGGACAAAGTCCTGGGTCAGCAACAAAAACAAATTCGAGTCCCGGAAGGACGGCACCGTTGAAAGCGATGGTTACGAACGATGGATTCCCGTTTTCTGCGATTTGGGATTGTGGATTTGTTCAATCCTACGTTCCGCGGAGGTATCGTCCCTCCGGGACTCATGTTCAAAACCAATCGCACCCAGGACTTTGTCCTGGGCTTTCACATGTCGTGCCTCCGGCACTGGGAAACATGGAAAACCGTGACAGGCGGAACGTATTCT from Terriglobales bacterium includes:
- a CDS encoding family 43 glycosylhydrolase, with amino-acid sequence MAVLNNFAPDLLHGDDGLPASPRFPLKYGPVNTAIDVDGNAIDAHEAHLAYFEGQYWMYGREWGCGTMAFGRNRPEDAARNDKPVCGIVSLSSPDLVRWHVADRDYIPLDDRKQVGDQKPQVVWSAPRHRYLMWFVGPHGYYIAQSTSPGGPWGDVIKPTGKYLSHDLDIMVEADGSAYVASDVMADIVNGVPNWDVWVQKLNPDLTGTTGEAVRVMSHVSFEGIGFFEHEGYWYLVGGHTCPNCPSTTIS